Proteins found in one Crassostrea angulata isolate pt1a10 chromosome 3, ASM2561291v2, whole genome shotgun sequence genomic segment:
- the LOC128175530 gene encoding C-myc promoter-binding protein-like isoform X2, translated as MDDRRVADYFVVAGLPDNPLPLEEFSNEAAIKPTYKQDPITDIAVIDKTLGEKVPKGYTCIERTQFNYLADLNHGSIRCHEMFLCYKRGRDKPPLTDVGVLYEGKERLMSECEIVHTTPWGSPANVNNGSNGRIYITFRRARETAASDTLAVVDVVIVLQNKNEVAPHAYHKIEKNLNRGMVGSDVFVCYKKAMVKADILAYKPGLIQRYPEEDYENFPLPPEVPQFCLPMGSSIECWSAKAQHPLPVFSTFVLTLANNEKVYGAAVTFYEEFEEEKLTDLQMRHLGLKNKHIREQYRILKTVHSNKSICLLSHWPFFDAFRKFLTYLYRISITGPHPVPIERHISHFMFDVPYPSPQRPRILVQLNHDALSLSMPEDSPLPQSGASYVTMLKNMGPENCMSLLLYSLLEYKILVHSLRPAVLTGVVEAVAGMIFPLHWQCAYIPLCPLGLSDMLSAPVPYIVGIDSRYFDLYDPPPEVVCVDLDTVTISLPEDKKGVNYRSLPKKPARVLQDTLHKLFDELSTRHGLGHNIDEINLEMGSFDTDFKKKRKEDLSLVFERKTLLELSIQEALLRFMACLLKGYKNFLKPITKAPTESTTDPASLFDIQGFLRSRDKSNLKFFQQMVKTQTFISFISERSFVSDKDASIAFFDECMEKVDETKDEPKLIDIDESQNSERTVFIMPPDPTGLPEGKTYSYNGFPELRSELFLRKQISNVSLNEKPAKSMHEPLSRRTKQEIRSAQKMALQYANDPQLWAKCLLSHCYSLWFIHLPAYIEQSKALNKCMKEAYDVLQKMQLAKLHPPDEMCYRVMLQLCCLYNQPVMAVKVLYQMKRANVQPNAITYGYYNKAVFEGTWPSTRSNASILWRKLRNVIIGAAQFRRRLRRRSMSLNSNSGSDYDRVSRTSIDSFLEDQSEHRSTGIMVKSDIFSDSSQISTASKGTMSSSTTTAKDESSSTGGVSDKGYNSMSREELKSLTHQPSSGETDSEQQKANKEKTSLRFTLPSTHKGKEKKEVNGGNPEITFSEVEPDFRNRVGSIVRKSMGSVSSSGSHETLKGMTSSQAGLLMLSQNSLDSTSFPQDVNLQSSLNAGDNKRKRHRSAGDYHTKTSRSNSVFNNWRPRHISGDPSCIGRTPKEILLDDDIFVEENVISRGNLEGINETVDSGVIVEDPQGGALHSDRPQGLDLNHSADPEDSGTQPCDIPQRKSLLDGLGNVVHSVGTPVTENDPLGLFNEDDPGEEGQGEEKVVMRRKNIQTQPFKSERLNYGRHSANFDADIHPEATLLVDPEDPDVVYSVREIDPSEAGIQCNIPDEQKASFRIGSGLSLDDSLSTEYFGGGPRPLSQMEKIGKRLMGRTQSTPDNLDEQDRTSKSGLSAVTNYLKSFQSPTKKSQDSLDEAGGTPSESRFRRLGSFRKGERLSGAFKSAAGALMSKVNEIKQTISTPVKYGSSHSLGRSSDNLDVDEKRGRDMPGRSLDHHRKHRNPLEEFDNLHPYPNSSLPSSSFMEQYVPLKEFGENKSVTFASLENTLQNIAMEIEISSCFRCNRCRALLYDEEIMAGWSADDSNLNTTCIFCQNKLVPKLQIYVKDWRGGNVSSVEGSKDDDTDKQSSTTDTDAHSSHSNHDPWVLQDKINSISSLDNSNNDLFFGEEHLEGEGPLNVLESPERAKRDSHLAKAAVSNTASSRSSSSIDLEGIALNSRRRCASECFTNSTDNMMYGSSFDSVEDYGGYLSSPIRISIGEDVELPTGPDPTPEMKKDFMERCTTSVDPITVPYLSPLVLRKELDNILANEGDLSLGSDEFLDQHPIIFWNLVWYFKRLEVPSHVPGFLLTAKSINGEEGNVGVYSSKHVLIRPMWDNVRIHEEVGLPMYRSWNEGRSSHMVDALITEAQPFNKAILHQIIESIMCNDLLTPIKLVMNCRRRLRLRKSRHRSMYRDIVFLAFVACGKENIDNDAFDREYRQAFNKLSHMEIKRTQRDDRPRKTRIIWCRKVFGELEV; from the exons ATGGATGACAGGCGAGTTGCAGACTACTTTGTGGTGGCAGGGTTGCCAGACAACCCCCTCCCCTTGGAGGAGTTCTCCAATGAAGCGGCAATCAAACCAACATACAAACAAGACCCCATCACAGACATTGCCGTCATCGACAAGACCCTGGGAGAAAAAGTCCCCAAGGGCTACACCTGTATCGAGAGGACACAATTTAACTACCTTGCAGACCTGAATCATGGCAGCATCAGGTGCCACGAGATGTTCCTGTGTTACAAGCGGGGGAGGGACAAACCTCCGCTCACTGACGTGGG GGTACTTTATGAGGGGAAAGAGAGATTGATGTCTGAATGTGAAATTGTACACACCACACCCTGGGGGAGCCCGGCTAATGTGAATAACGGTAGCAATGGGAGGATCTATATAACGTTTCGGCGGGCACGGGAAACAGCAGCCAGTGATACCCTGGCAGTAGTTGATGTTGTCATTGTACTGCAAAATAAG AATGAAGTCGCTCCTCATGCCTATCACAAAATAGAGAAAAACTTAAACAGAGGAATG GTGGGCTCTGATGTATTTGTGTGTTACAAGAAGGCCATGGTGAAGGCAGACATTCTTGCCTACAAGCCTG GATTGATACAAAGATACCCTGAGGAAGATTATGAGAATTTTCCCCTGCCCCCTGAGGTGCCCCAGTTCTGTCTCCCCATGGGATCCTCAATAGAGTGTTGGTCAGCCAAAGCCCAGCATCCTCTCCCCGTCTTCTCCACATTTGTACTAACACTGGCTAATAATGAGAAG GTTTATGGTGCTGCTGTCACATTTTACGAGGAATTTGAGGAAGAGAAACTGACAGATTTACAAATGAGACATTTAGgactgaaaaataaacatattcgAGAACAGTATCGGATTCTTAAAACTGTACATTCCAATAAGAGTATCTGTCTTCTTTCCCACTGGCCGTTCTTTGATGCCTTCAGGAAGTTCCTGACTTACCTGTACCGTATATCTATAACTGGTCCCCATCCCGTCCCCATTGAAAG aCATATATCTCACTTCATGTTTGATGTTCCGTACCCATCTCCTCAAAGGCCGAGGATTCTTGTGCAG TTAAATCATGATGCCCTCTCTTTGTCCATGCCAGAAGATTCTCCATTACCCCAGAG TGGAGCGTCGTACGTGACGATGCTGAAGAACATGGGTCCTGAGAACTGCATGAGTTTACTGCTGTACAGTCTGCTGGAGTACAAGATACTGGTCCACTCACTGCGTCCCGCGGTGCTGACCGGGGTCGTGGAGGCCGTGGCTGGG atgatcTTCCCCCTACACTGGCAGTGTGCATACATTCCTCTCTGTCCCTTGGGACTCTCTGATATGTTGTCAGCCCCGGTGCCATACATTGTAG GTATTGACTCGAGATACTTTGACCTGTATGACCCGCCCCCTGAAGTGGTGTGTGTTGATCTGGACACGGTCACCATCAGTCT CCCGGAAGATAAAAAAGGTGTAAACTATAGGAGCTTGCCAAAG AAGCCAGCCCGAGTCCTACAAGACACTCTACACAAGCTGTTTGACGAATTGTCCACCAGACACGGCCTTGGTCACAACATCGACGAGATCAACCTTGAGATGGGCTCGTTTGATACTGACTTCAAGAAAAAGAGAAAGGAG GACCTTTCTTTGGTCTTTGAAAGAAAG ACCCTGCTGGAGCTGTCCATTCAGGAAGCGTTGCTGAGGTTCATGGCGTGTCTGCTGAAGGGCTACAAGAACTTCCTCAAACCCATCACCAAGGCCCCCACAGAGTCAACCACCGACCCGGCCTCACTCTTTGATATTCAAG GGTTTTTGAGAAGCAGAGACAAGTCCAACTTGAAGTTTTTCCAACAGATGGTAAAGACTCAGACTTTCATCAGTTTTATCTCAGAGAGATCCTTTGTCTCTGACAAAGATGCCAGCATCGCTTTCTTTGATGAGTGCATGGAAAAG GTGGATGAGACAAAAGATGAACCCAAGTTGATAGACATTGATGAATCTCAGAACAG TGAGAGAACAGTATTTATAATGCCTCCTGACCCAACAGGGTTACCTGAGGGGAAAACATACAG TTACAATGGTTTCCCTGAGTTGCGGTCAGAGTTGTTCCTCAGAAAGCAGATCTCTAATGTTTCTTTGAATGAGAAACCTGCTAAAAGTATGCATGAGCCACTGTCTCGAAGAACAAAGCAGGAAATAAGATCAGCTCAGAAG ATGGCTCTTCAGTATGCGAATGATCCTCAACTCTGGGCCAA GTGCTTGTTGAGTCACTGCTACAGCCTGTGGTTTATCCACCTGCCAGCGTACATTGAACAGTCCAAGGCCCTCAACAAATGTATGAAGGAGGCCTACGACGTCCTACAGAAGATGCAGCTGGCAAAACTACACCCTCCTGATGAG ATGTGTTATCGTGTGATGCTTCAGTTGTGTTGTCTCTACAACCAGCCTGTCATGGCTGTCAAAGTCTTGTATCAGATGAAGAGGGCCAATGTCCAACCCAACGCCATCACCTATGGCTACTACAACAAG GCAGTGTTTGAAGGAACTTGGCCTTCCACCAGAAGTAACGCCTCCATCTTGTGGAGAAAACTCAGAAACGTCATCATTGGAGCGGCTCAGTTCCGGAGGAGACTTCGCCGGCGAAGCATGTCCCTTAACTCCAACTCCGGCAGCGACTACGATCGTGTGAGTCGCACCAGCATCGACAGTTTCCTGGAGGATCAGTCAGAGCACAGGAGTACAGGGATAATGGTGAAATCGGACATCTTCAGTGATTCTAGTCAGATCAGCACGGCCAGTAAAGGAACCATGTCCTCCTCCACTACAACCGCCAAGGACGAGAGCAGCAGCACGG GTGGTGTATCCGACAAGGGCTATAACTCAATGTCCAGAGAGGAACTGAAATCCCTAACTCATCAACCTTCCAGTGGAGAAACAGACTCAGAACAGCAAAAAGCCAACAAAGAGAAGACTAGTCTACGGTTTACACTGCCCAGTACACACAAGGGCAAAGAGAAGAAGGAAGTTAATG GAGGAAATCCAGAAATCACATTCAGTGAGGTCGAGCCTGACTTTAGGAATCGGGTGGGCAGTATCGTCAGGAAGTCAATGGGTAGCGTGAGCAGCTCAGGCAGCCATGAAACCCTCAAAGGAA tgacAAGCTCACAAGCAGGGCTGCTGATGTTGAGTCAGAACTCTCTGGATTCCACATCGTTTCCACAGGATGTTAATCTCCAGTCCAGTCTAAATGCAGGTGACAACAAGCGGAAACGCCACAGGAGTGCTGGAGACTACCACACCAAGACCTCGCGGTCCAACAGTGTGTTCAACAACTGGCGTCCGCGACACATCAGTGGTGACCCCAGCTGTATAGGAAGGACTCCTAAGGAGATTCTGTTGGATGACGATATTTTCGTGGAGGAGAATGTAATTTCCAGGGGGAATCTGGAGGGAATTAATGAGACAGTAGACAGTGGTGTGATTGTGGAGGATCCACAGGGTGGAGCTCTCCACAGTGATAGACCACAGGGACTGGATCTAAATCATTCCGCGGATCCGGAGGATTCAGGCACCCAGCCTTGTGATATTCCTCAGAGGAAGAGCTTATTGGATGGATTAGGTAATGTTGTACATTCCGTTGGAACTCCTGTTACAGAGAATGATCCTCTGGGGTTATTTAATGAAGATGATCCTGGTGAGGAAGGACAGGGAGAGGAGAAAGTGGTCATGAGGCGGAAAAACATTCAGACTCAGCCTTTTAAATCAGAGAGGCTAAATTATGGAAGACATAGTGCTAATTTTGATGCGGATATTCACCCAGAAGCGACTCTTCTGGTCGATCCGGAGGATCCAGATGTGGTGTATAGTGTTAGAGAAATAGACCCGAGTGAAGCAGGGATTCAGTGCAATATTCCAGATGAGCAGAAGGCTTCGTTCAGGATTGGATCAGGATTAAGTCTGGATGACTCCTTATCCACTGAGTATTTTGGAGGAGGACCAAGACCTTTATCTCAAATggaaaaaattggaaaaaggttAATGGGAAGAACACAGAGCACTCCAGATAATCTGGATGAACAAGATCGGACAAGTAAATCTGGATTAAGTGCTGTGACAAATTATCTCAAGTCTTTTCAGTCGCCTACAAAAAAATCCCAGGACTCATTAGATGAAGCAGGTGGTACACCATCGGAATCCAGATTCAGAAGACTTGGGAGTTTTCGGAAAGGAGAACGGTTAAGTGGTGCTTTTAAATCAGCAGCAGGTGCTCTGATGAGTAAagtgaatgaaataaaacagaCAATTTCTACCCCCGTGAAGTATGGCTCCTCTCACTCCCTGGGGAGGTCCAGTGATAACCTGGATGTAGATGAGAAAAGAGGGAGAGATATGCCGGGAAGATCTCTGGATCATCACAGGAAACACAGAAATCCGCTCGAAGAATTTGATAACTTACATCCTTATCCTAATA GTAGTTTACCATCTTCCTCTTTTATGGAGCAGTATGTCCCTCTCAAGGAATTTGGTGAAAACAAGTCTGTTACTTTTGCAAGTTTAGAAAATACATTACAAAACATTGCCATGGAGATTGAAATTAGCAGCTGTTTCCGTTGCAATAGATGTAGAGCTCTTTTGTATGATGAGGAAATAATGGCTGGATGGTCTGCTGATGATTCAAATCTTAACACAAC CTGTATATTCTGCCAGAATAAACTTGTGCCAAAACTACAAATCTATGTGAAG GATTGGCGTGGTGGGAATGTGTCCTCGGTTGAGGGCAGCAAGGACGACGACACGGACAAACAGTCCTCTACAACTGACACTGACGCACACTCTAGTCACTCAAACCACGACCCCTGGGTCCTCCAGGATAAAATCAATTCCATCTCTAGTCTAGACAACTCCAACAATGACCTCTTCTTTGGGGAGGAGCATCTAGAGGGGGAGGGGCCACTCAATGTGTTGGAGTCCCCCGAGAGGGCCAAGCGGGACAGTCACCTAGCCAAGGCGGCTGTGTCCAATACCGCCAGCTCCCGGTCCTCAA GTTCCATAGATTTGGAGGGTATAGCCCTGAACTCTCGGCGACGCTGTGCCAGTGAGTGCTTCACTAACTCTACAGACAACATGATGTACGGGTCGTCATTTGACTCGGTGGAGGATTATGGGGGTTATTTGTCTTCTCCTATTCGTATTTCTATTGGAGAAGATGTAGAATTACCCACAGGTCCAGACCCCACACCAGAAATGAAGAAAGACTTCATGGAGCG CTGTACAACCTCTGTGGATCCTATCACCGTCCCATACTTATCTCCCCTGGTCCTCCGGAAGGAGCTGGATAACATCCTGGCCAATGAAGGAGACCTCTCCCTGGGCTCGGACGAGTTCCTGGACCAGCATCCGATCATATTCTGGAACTTG GTGTGGTACTTCAAGCGACTGGAGGTCCCTAGTCATGTCCCTGGTTTCTTACTGACTGCCAAGTCCATCAACGGAGAGGAGGGCAAT GTTGGCGTATACAGTAGTAAGCATGTTTTGATACGCCCCATGTGGGATAACGTCCGCATCCATGAAGAAGTGGGTCTGCCTATGTACAGGTCATGGAATGAAG GTCGAAGTTCTCACATGGTCGATGCACTGATTACAGAGGCGCAACCTTTCAATAAAGC AATTTTACATCAAATTATTGAGAGCATCATGTGTAATGACCTTTTGACCCCTATAAAACTGGTGATGAACTGTCGTCGAAGGCTGCGTCTAAGGAAGAGTCGACACAGGAGCATGTACCGAGACATCGTTTTCCTGGCCTTTGTGGCCTGTGGCAAGGAGAATATTGATAATG ATGCTTTCGATCGTGAATACAGACAAGCATTCAACAAGCTGTCACACATGGAAATCAAGCGAACACAGAGAGACGACAGACCTCGCAAAACTAGAATCATTTGGTGTCGAAAAGTGTTTGGGGAATTAGAAGTGTAG